Proteins encoded by one window of Chryseobacterium aquaeductus:
- a CDS encoding NADH-quinone oxidoreductase subunit N gives MSVLIIVFLTAVAALFSGVFEQGKFARYIGIFGLIIALYVSFLPEASFFAQYRHMYEFSANAALFTKISIVTTVLLFFLGGFAFSNHRSHQSELYALMLFALCGGIILFGFQNLVTLFLGIEILSIPLYVMAGANKTDLRSNEASIKYFLMGAFATGFLLFGIAFIYGSTGTFDLYRIQEFTITNPKNIMLILGVIMMLCAMSFKVALAPFHMWSPDVYAGSPSLITAFMASVVKISGFFALFRLMTIGFSGVTAEWINILGVFLIITLVLANVMGLAQTNAKRMLAYSSVSHAGYIGLVFFGMNALSTYTLAFYLFAYSLSTVGVFMCLIWVEKIKRETSFGAFKGLAKTEPLLAVVATISLLSMAGIPLTAGFMGKFSLFAQALTKDDNTFLVIVAVLGSAISIAYYLRLIIAMFFFKETTFKTAEKVTITYNVLAVVIIASLVVLGVFPDLFAKQFGL, from the coding sequence ATGAGTGTTTTAATTATTGTTTTCCTAACTGCAGTTGCTGCGTTATTTTCGGGAGTTTTTGAGCAAGGAAAATTCGCAAGATACATTGGGATTTTTGGATTAATCATTGCCTTGTATGTGAGTTTCTTACCGGAAGCCTCATTCTTTGCGCAGTACAGACACATGTATGAATTCAGCGCAAACGCAGCTTTATTCACAAAGATTTCTATTGTAACTACAGTTCTACTATTCTTCCTTGGAGGTTTTGCATTCAGCAATCACAGAAGTCACCAGTCAGAATTGTATGCATTGATGTTGTTTGCTCTTTGTGGCGGAATTATCCTTTTCGGTTTCCAGAACTTAGTGACTTTATTTTTGGGAATTGAGATCTTATCTATTCCGTTGTATGTAATGGCAGGAGCGAACAAAACAGATTTAAGATCAAATGAAGCTTCTATTAAATATTTCCTGATGGGTGCATTTGCAACAGGTTTCCTGTTGTTTGGTATCGCGTTTATCTACGGAAGTACAGGAACTTTCGATTTATATAGAATTCAGGAATTCACCATTACGAATCCTAAAAACATCATGTTGATTTTAGGAGTCATTATGATGCTTTGTGCAATGTCATTCAAAGTAGCATTGGCACCATTCCATATGTGGAGTCCTGACGTGTATGCCGGTTCGCCTTCATTGATTACGGCTTTCATGGCAAGTGTGGTAAAAATATCAGGATTTTTCGCATTGTTCAGATTAATGACGATTGGATTCTCGGGCGTAACTGCTGAATGGATCAATATTCTTGGAGTTTTCTTAATCATCACTTTAGTTCTTGCCAACGTAATGGGATTGGCACAAACCAATGCAAAAAGAATGTTGGCGTACTCGTCTGTTTCTCACGCTGGATATATCGGTTTGGTTTTCTTCGGAATGAATGCACTTTCAACTTACACTTTAGCATTCTACTTATTCGCATATTCACTTTCAACAGTTGGGGTTTTTATGTGTTTAATCTGGGTAGAAAAAATAAAAAGAGAAACTTCTTTCGGAGCTTTCAAAGGGTTGGCAAAAACAGAACCTTTATTGGCTGTTGTAGCAACCATCTCTTTATTATCAATGGCGGGAATTCCTTTAACGGCAGGTTTTATGGGTAAATTCTCATTGTTTGCTCAGGCTTTAACGAAGGATGATAATACATTCTTAGTAATCGTAGCGGTTTTAGGTTCGGCAATTTCTATTGCTTATTATTTAAGATTGATTATTGCAATGTTCTTCTTTAAAGAAACTACTTTCAAAACTGCAGAGAAAGTAACGATTACGTACAATGTTCTAGCAGTAGTGATCATTGCTTCATTAGTTGTATTGGGAGTTTTCCCTGATTTGTTTGCGAAGCAATTTGGTTTGTAA
- a CDS encoding T9SS type A sorting domain-containing protein: MMRKLSMSASLLCTIAVLHAQDVVWQKDIKSSTQDFLSQVTTTIDQQYLITGSSIQVAGKSATSNLGSATSKQNNGYDFHLVKLNQQGEEVWEKYFSGQNHDFLSATVATQEGGFLLAGTSYSNAGLDKKDNSKGGSDIWLIRINEFGDEMWQKTLGSSSDEEAKAVIQTTDFGFFVAGNVTLRQAQGTQGTAKGFGSKDVIISKLDKNGKELSQIILGGRGLDEVEKMIPTLDGGALLGIYSRSGIVGNEKLKENSEKSSGYSKKSENFGEGDFWVVKLNKEGKVEWEKNFGGKGDDHLRTLAMTSTGYVVGGESRSERSGNKTVGIEEGTDVWLISLNDRGEELWQKSYNFKNRDILMGMNVISGKPSTDNRQPSTKGILLGGYTQAEGRIEADDETFWMLYLDQNGNEQWRKHVKGESRKKEERLSDIKLNRDGSIILAGTSAEELGKENWKIVKLGDKQLDQLIEKQDIKIYPNPVSDYCYVEIGFPSTGSGQAFEAEITIYDMGGRQLQSLKTKNKVTKINTQNLIQGAYLVVVKTDTNKTANAKIIKK, translated from the coding sequence ATGATGAGAAAACTCTCCATGAGTGCATCTTTACTATGCACCATTGCGGTATTACACGCACAAGATGTGGTTTGGCAGAAAGACATTAAGTCCTCCACGCAGGATTTTCTTTCGCAGGTTACTACGACAATTGATCAGCAATATCTTATAACGGGTAGCAGTATTCAGGTAGCAGGGAAATCTGCAACCTCAAATCTGGGATCTGCAACCTCGAAACAAAATAACGGTTACGATTTTCATTTGGTGAAGCTTAATCAGCAGGGTGAGGAAGTCTGGGAAAAATATTTCTCGGGACAAAATCATGATTTTCTTTCGGCAACGGTGGCGACTCAGGAAGGTGGTTTTTTGTTAGCAGGGACTTCATATTCCAACGCCGGTTTAGATAAAAAAGACAATTCAAAAGGCGGCAGTGACATCTGGTTGATAAGAATTAACGAGTTTGGTGATGAGATGTGGCAAAAAACTTTGGGATCAAGCTCTGACGAAGAAGCAAAAGCGGTGATTCAGACGACAGATTTCGGATTTTTTGTGGCAGGAAACGTCACCCTTCGACAAGCTCAGGGAACGCAGGGAACAGCGAAAGGTTTTGGTTCTAAAGATGTGATCATTTCAAAACTCGATAAAAACGGAAAAGAGTTATCCCAAATTATTTTAGGCGGACGTGGTCTAGACGAAGTGGAAAAGATGATCCCAACGCTTGACGGTGGTGCTTTGCTTGGAATTTATTCGCGAAGCGGAATTGTTGGGAATGAAAAATTAAAAGAGAATAGTGAAAAATCGTCAGGTTATTCAAAAAAGTCTGAAAACTTTGGTGAAGGTGATTTTTGGGTTGTCAAACTAAATAAAGAAGGAAAAGTAGAATGGGAAAAAAACTTCGGAGGGAAAGGTGATGACCATTTGAGAACTTTGGCGATGACTTCTACAGGATACGTTGTTGGCGGAGAATCGAGATCGGAAAGATCCGGCAATAAAACGGTGGGGATTGAAGAGGGAACGGATGTTTGGCTCATCTCCTTGAACGATAGAGGTGAAGAACTTTGGCAAAAATCTTACAACTTTAAGAATAGAGATATCTTAATGGGGATGAACGTGATAAGCGGAAAACCATCAACCGACAACCGACAACCATCAACAAAAGGCATTTTACTCGGAGGCTATACGCAGGCGGAAGGCCGAATAGAAGCAGATGATGAAACTTTTTGGATGTTATATTTGGATCAAAACGGCAATGAGCAGTGGAGAAAGCACGTGAAAGGAGAATCCCGAAAGAAGGAAGAACGTTTGTCTGACATTAAACTCAACCGTGACGGCTCTATTATTCTGGCAGGCACGAGCGCAGAAGAACTCGGAAAGGAAAACTGGAAGATCGTGAAACTGGGTGATAAGCAGCTGGATCAGTTGATTGAAAAGCAGGATATTAAGATTTATCCGAATCCTGTTTCTGATTACTGCTATGTGGAAATCGGGTTTCCTTCGACAGGCTCAGGACAGGCTTTTGAAGCGGAGATTACGATTTATGATATGGGCGGAAGACAGCTTCAAAGCCTGAAAACTAAGAATAAAGTAACCAAGATCAATACGCAGAATTTGATTCAGGGAGCGTATCTGGTGGTGGTGAAAACCGACACGAACAAAACAGCTAACGCGAAAATTATTAAAAAATAA
- a CDS encoding DUF6443 domain-containing protein yields MKKLIIPISMLFVAGLYHAQATNTENYVQTRVYLEPVTASSSSAKQIQTVQYFDGLGRPKQVVNVKASPTGKDVVNYIEYDQFGRQVKDYLPVPQSGTMNGAIVLNPLSNATQPSIYGTEKIYSEKVPENSPLDRIQQQIQVGTAWANKPVQFGYDTNITGEVKKYTTTTVWENGATKSGVSDGGSYPQGQLYKNTVTDEDGNSTIEFKNTRGQTVLVRKAVSASENADTYYVYNKYNQLAFVVPPLAVVGTVDQPALDNLCYQYRYDGDNRLVEKKLPGKGWEYMVYDKADRLIMTQDANMRANSKWLITKYDQFGRVIYTGILAGGDRTSMQNQAGNLVITEARHPSGFTKNGMQVYYSNGYFVDIETVLSVNYYDSYPSYSFNPSFPSTIYGKTILTDNAATLGKSTKSLPVMTLLKNIEDDNWTKSYSYYDTKGRPIGGYAINHLGGYTKTESELDFAGAVLQTKTYHKRLDTDVEKVITENFTYDHQNRLLTHKHKIDNRTEEILSQNVYNELSQLKTKRVGGTVLGMGLQKVDYTYNIRGWMTQINDPANLGIDLFGYKIKYNQVDGLENPNIDFMDLKVKPKFNGNIAEVDWRTATEENEPLKRYGYVYDNLNRLSAGFYQKEGSANAKEYFERMEYDRNGNITRLQRSAGLLSGSTTALSIDNLKYDYSGNRLTKVTEEQIGNSNGYPYFVTHNTITYDDNGNMISHKDKGINSILYNYLNLPSTVISGSGRRSSSSSYIYRADGTKLKKILANSFAMSGTEIDYLDGFQYDNKVDLCIGCPSSSAILKFVPTSEGYFDFEKNLYIYNYTDHLGNVRLSYADPNGDGGILPRDMNSKYCEDMGDGNMACYDVWMPGEVVEVNNYYPFGLMHNYTGTTMNSYQYKYNGKELQETGMYDYGARFYMPDIGRWGVVDPLAEKSRRWSPYNYALNNPIYFTDPDGMDVVETASGTTYTGDDAQSAFRSLRSQLEGGPRPKIISRKEWGAKSPILGGGRSYEKLSPTMKMFGAFDVSVGGVPIDLAKYYNTITVHHSGNKDDYMSIQQLQQKEQDDGYADIPYHFAIDSKGNIYEGRPIGVKGSHVKGGNTGNIGIVLMSDLDTENKGLGFFQSMFETSDGGASTAMRQSLTDLVSHLNGKYGIQYLGGHKEKATDPRNCPGNGGMKIVEYLRNKLHMLSPKNEN; encoded by the coding sequence ATGAAAAAACTTATTATCCCCATCAGTATGCTGTTTGTAGCGGGTCTTTACCATGCACAGGCAACCAATACAGAAAACTATGTACAGACCAGAGTGTACCTTGAGCCTGTAACTGCATCCAGCTCTTCTGCAAAACAGATACAGACCGTACAGTATTTTGACGGTTTGGGAAGACCTAAGCAGGTAGTGAATGTAAAAGCATCACCCACAGGAAAAGATGTGGTGAACTATATTGAATACGACCAATTCGGAAGACAGGTAAAAGATTACCTTCCCGTTCCGCAATCCGGAACGATGAACGGTGCTATTGTTCTCAATCCGTTGAGTAATGCGACACAGCCATCTATTTACGGAACCGAAAAGATCTATTCGGAAAAGGTACCGGAAAACTCACCTCTAGACAGAATACAGCAACAAATTCAGGTAGGTACGGCTTGGGCAAATAAACCTGTACAGTTCGGATATGATACCAATATCACCGGCGAGGTAAAAAAATATACCACAACAACAGTCTGGGAAAACGGAGCCACAAAATCAGGAGTAAGTGACGGCGGAAGTTATCCTCAGGGACAACTTTATAAAAACACAGTTACCGATGAAGACGGCAATTCGACAATAGAATTTAAAAACACCAGAGGGCAGACCGTTTTAGTAAGAAAAGCAGTCAGTGCCTCCGAAAATGCTGATACTTATTATGTTTATAACAAATACAATCAACTGGCATTTGTAGTACCGCCTTTGGCTGTGGTGGGAACTGTGGATCAACCTGCATTGGATAATCTCTGCTATCAGTACCGCTATGACGGAGACAATAGATTGGTTGAAAAGAAACTCCCCGGAAAAGGTTGGGAATATATGGTATACGATAAAGCTGACCGTCTCATCATGACTCAGGATGCTAATATGCGCGCAAACAGTAAATGGTTAATTACAAAGTATGACCAATTTGGAAGAGTCATCTACACAGGGATTTTAGCTGGTGGAGACAGAACGAGTATGCAAAATCAGGCAGGAAATTTGGTGATTACTGAAGCTAGACATCCTTCAGGTTTTACGAAAAACGGGATGCAGGTTTATTACAGTAACGGTTATTTTGTTGATATAGAAACCGTACTATCAGTTAACTATTACGACAGCTACCCTTCTTACAGCTTCAATCCGTCTTTTCCTTCCACCATTTACGGGAAAACGATCTTGACGGATAATGCAGCGACATTGGGGAAAAGTACGAAAAGCCTTCCTGTAATGACATTGTTGAAAAACATTGAAGACGATAACTGGACGAAAAGCTACTCGTACTACGATACCAAAGGAAGACCCATTGGAGGTTACGCCATCAATCATTTGGGAGGCTACACTAAAACCGAATCTGAACTTGATTTTGCAGGTGCGGTTTTGCAGACCAAAACCTATCATAAAAGATTAGATACCGACGTTGAAAAAGTAATTACCGAAAATTTTACGTACGATCATCAAAACAGATTGCTGACCCATAAGCATAAAATTGATAACAGGACAGAAGAAATTTTGTCTCAGAATGTATATAATGAGCTCTCGCAACTGAAAACCAAAAGAGTTGGCGGTACAGTTTTAGGAATGGGACTTCAGAAGGTAGACTACACGTACAACATCCGCGGTTGGATGACACAGATCAATGATCCTGCGAATTTGGGAATTGATTTGTTCGGGTATAAAATTAAATATAATCAGGTAGACGGACTTGAAAATCCCAATATCGATTTTATGGATCTCAAGGTAAAGCCCAAATTCAACGGGAATATTGCAGAAGTAGACTGGCGAACAGCAACAGAAGAGAACGAGCCTTTGAAAAGATACGGATATGTTTATGATAATTTGAATCGTCTGTCTGCAGGATTTTACCAGAAAGAAGGTTCTGCAAACGCCAAAGAATATTTCGAAAGAATGGAATATGACCGCAACGGAAATATCACAAGATTACAAAGATCTGCAGGTTTGCTTTCGGGAAGTACCACGGCATTATCAATCGATAATCTGAAATATGATTATTCAGGTAACAGGCTGACTAAAGTGACTGAAGAACAGATTGGTAACAGCAACGGTTATCCTTATTTTGTCACCCATAATACAATCACTTACGATGATAATGGAAACATGATTTCTCACAAAGATAAAGGGATCAATTCAATTTTATATAATTATTTGAATCTACCTTCAACTGTTATAAGTGGAAGTGGCAGAAGATCAAGTTCCTCTTCATATATCTACAGAGCAGACGGTACTAAACTCAAAAAAATATTGGCTAATTCATTTGCAATGTCAGGTACAGAGATTGATTACCTTGATGGTTTTCAGTATGATAACAAAGTAGATTTATGCATAGGATGTCCCAGTTCTTCAGCAATATTAAAATTTGTTCCTACCTCTGAAGGCTATTTTGATTTTGAAAAAAATCTGTACATTTACAATTATACCGATCATTTGGGAAATGTACGTTTGAGCTATGCAGATCCTAATGGTGATGGCGGGATTTTGCCACGCGATATGAATTCAAAATACTGCGAAGACATGGGAGATGGTAATATGGCGTGTTATGATGTCTGGATGCCGGGAGAAGTTGTAGAAGTCAATAATTATTACCCATTTGGATTGATGCACAATTATACTGGAACAACGATGAATAGTTATCAATATAAGTACAACGGGAAGGAGTTGCAGGAGACTGGAATGTATGATTATGGTGCGAGATTCTATATGCCGGATATTGGAAGATGGGGTGTTGTAGATCCGTTGGCAGAGAAATCAAGAAGATGGTCGCCATATAATTATGCTCTTAATAATCCAATCTATTTTACTGATCCTGATGGAATGGATGTTGTCGAAACAGCTTCAGGAACGACTTATACAGGAGATGATGCTCAATCAGCTTTTAGATCATTAAGAAGTCAATTAGAAGGTGGTCCTAGACCAAAAATTATTTCTAGAAAAGAATGGGGAGCAAAATCTCCCATTTTAGGGGGTGGGCGCTCATATGAAAAACTTAGTCCTACTATGAAAATGTTTGGTGCATTTGATGTTTCGGTCGGAGGAGTTCCTATTGACCTAGCTAAATATTATAATACGATAACGGTACATCATTCGGGTAATAAAGATGATTATATGAGTATACAACAGCTACAACAAAAAGAGCAAGACGATGGTTATGCAGATATTCCATATCATTTTGCGATAGACAGCAAAGGTAATATATATGAAGGTAGACCTATAGGTGTAAAAGGTTCGCACGTAAAGGGTGGAAACACAGGAAATATTGGGATAGTTTTGATGTCCGATCTTGATACAGAAAATAAAGGATTAGGCTTTTTTCAAAGTATGTTTGAAACAAGTGATGGTGGTGCAAGTACAGCAATGCGTCAATCATTAACAGATCTTGTTTCCCACTTGAATGGTAAGTATGGCATTCAATATTTAGGAGGTCATAAAGAGAAAGCAACAGATCCAAGAAATTGTCCCGGAAATGGAGGGATGAAAATCGTTGAATACTTAAGAAATAAATTACATATGTTATCTCCAAAAAATGAAAACTAA
- a CDS encoding RHS repeat domain-containing protein, translated as MIHGSSFDNVLKFVPTAEGFFDFENNQYIYQYKDHLGNVRLSYKKEGTGLAVTDSNDYYPFGMNFLRNEEEEANFGTGSYKNYKFNGKELQETGMYDYGARFYMPDIGRWGVVDHLAEKYRRWSPYTYVINNPIRFIDPDGMQVKLWILFMV; from the coding sequence ATGATTCATGGTTCGTCTTTTGATAATGTTTTAAAATTTGTTCCAACCGCTGAAGGTTTTTTTGATTTCGAAAATAATCAGTACATTTATCAGTACAAAGATCATTTGGGTAACGTGAGATTAAGCTATAAAAAAGAAGGAACAGGATTGGCAGTAACTGACAGCAACGATTACTATCCTTTCGGAATGAATTTCCTAAGAAATGAAGAGGAAGAAGCCAATTTTGGCACAGGTAGTTATAAAAATTATAAATTCAATGGTAAGGAATTGCAGGAGACTGGCATGTATGACTATGGCGCGAGATTTTATATGCCGGATATTGGGAGATGGGGAGTTGTAGATCATTTGGCGGAAAAATATCGAAGATGGTCTCCTTATACTTATGTAATAAATAACCCAATTCGATTTATTGATCCCGATGGAATGCAAGTTAAGTTATGGATCCTATTTATGGTTTAG
- a CDS encoding IS1 family transposase codes for MRSTFYTCSKCVGKNSRLIKFGKTKNGKQRFQCILCRKTSVLNYSYQAYRRNTNTKIIRLTKEGMGIRGISRFLRISTTTLLKRIINISDRIQPPSINYKKIYEVDELRTYIGNKKQIVWLVYALERDSKNVLCFNLGKRSNDTLNVVIKSLLHSNPEKIYTDKLRNYQYLIPKGIHHTKRFGTNSIERKNLSLRTHLKRLNRKTICFSKSVLMLSSVLKIYFWS; via the coding sequence ATGCGTTCTACTTTTTATACGTGTTCCAAATGTGTTGGTAAAAACAGCAGGTTAATAAAGTTTGGGAAAACCAAAAATGGAAAACAAAGATTTCAATGTATATTATGTAGAAAAACCAGTGTTTTAAATTATTCTTATCAGGCTTACAGAAGAAACACCAATACGAAAATCATACGTTTAACGAAAGAAGGAATGGGAATAAGAGGTATCTCAAGATTTTTAAGAATATCAACTACAACCCTTCTCAAAAGAATAATTAACATTTCTGATCGCATACAACCACCTTCAATTAATTACAAAAAAATATATGAAGTAGACGAATTAAGAACATACATCGGAAATAAAAAACAAATAGTGTGGCTTGTTTATGCTTTAGAAAGAGACAGCAAAAATGTCTTATGTTTTAATTTAGGAAAAAGATCCAATGACACTTTAAATGTGGTCATCAAGTCTTTACTACATTCAAATCCTGAAAAAATTTATACCGATAAACTCAGAAATTATCAATACTTAATTCCAAAAGGAATCCATCATACCAAAAGATTTGGAACCAATTCTATTGAGAGAAAAAATCTGAGTTTGAGAACACATTTAAAAAGACTGAATAGAAAGACAATTTGTTTTAGCAAAAGTGTTTTAATGCTTAGTTCTGTTTTGAAAATATATTTCTGGTCATGA
- a CDS encoding GAF domain-containing protein, which yields MSNFYKKESPFQVFISFKKYLDVLEHIRYNDRLEYRASYAESLIEKTKNFKELRDGFQDLSLFEKHKDLIRLILADLFPTGLTKNEIKAAGIPLTNITFNYTERFKNILNDAGKDFEIEFRDITDDEFYVFCCCLILQTYLKKDIKTNLPFYYDIPNKQGIMKHYKITVNSDFSDVYPAEGTKIPSDEILDMLLENLDDLALWKKYFPPESWVLNGFSIISLVDCTSEVALSDLKSSMIKIDLENPTPDENLKEIFKSYFDVADLNFGLMLFNTKNKKLEKLPIYENVFTNYLLDFWINTFDEEARKTAFDNISYNSKPVVVSNVDKLDDEIKKLPTFSILKDNNINSFMVIPIMKDNELLAMMEFTSPIANSLNGLKLKKLEFVADMIIFSLSRFSYERNNQIEAIIQREYTTIHDSVIWKFRNEAERYFNAYLSKKIYTLKEILFKNLTPLFSFSDIRSSSDKRFRLMLEDLNQQIEGICDVISLMNSSEAEKYSLALDIFENELNNEIKADTEQRFQRLLRDEIHPFLQAKLEINPDENIKNKIKNYFSQVFSQNDLFYANRKNLDDSITLLNRKLADILDLKQVIAQEIFPHYFERFKSDGVEHNLYIGRNIAPELPYSAKFVHELRYWQLETICTMEHEFSLFKKDLPISLDIASLIFVYNEKIDIRFRMDEKRFDVDGAFNSNFEIIKKRLDKAHIKDSTERITSPGKITIVYFGMENQREYLQYINRLQKQNVLKSDVEFLRVEDLQGITGLLALRVSLV from the coding sequence TTGTCGAATTTTTACAAGAAGGAAAGTCCGTTTCAGGTTTTTATATCGTTCAAAAAATATTTGGATGTGCTGGAGCATATTCGCTATAACGACCGTTTAGAATACCGTGCAAGCTACGCCGAATCGCTGATTGAAAAAACAAAAAATTTTAAAGAATTACGAGATGGTTTTCAGGATCTTTCTTTGTTTGAAAAACATAAAGACCTCATCAGACTTATTTTGGCAGACCTCTTCCCCACGGGTTTGACAAAAAATGAAATCAAGGCTGCAGGAATTCCGTTGACCAATATCACTTTTAACTATACCGAAAGATTCAAGAATATATTAAATGATGCCGGAAAAGATTTTGAAATCGAATTCAGAGACATAACCGATGATGAATTTTATGTTTTCTGTTGTTGCCTGATTTTGCAGACTTATCTTAAAAAAGACATTAAGACAAATCTTCCGTTTTACTATGACATTCCCAATAAACAGGGAATCATGAAGCATTATAAGATCACGGTGAACTCAGATTTTAGTGATGTTTATCCTGCGGAAGGAACAAAAATACCGTCTGACGAAATTCTGGATATGCTTCTTGAAAATTTAGATGATCTTGCACTTTGGAAAAAATATTTTCCTCCGGAATCTTGGGTTTTAAATGGATTCAGCATTATTTCACTTGTAGATTGCACCTCTGAAGTTGCGTTATCTGATCTGAAATCGAGCATGATTAAAATTGATCTCGAAAATCCTACTCCAGACGAAAATCTGAAAGAAATTTTTAAATCCTACTTCGACGTTGCCGACCTCAACTTCGGCTTAATGCTTTTCAACACCAAAAATAAAAAGCTCGAAAAGCTCCCGATTTACGAAAACGTTTTTACCAATTATCTTCTGGATTTCTGGATCAATACTTTCGATGAAGAAGCAAGAAAAACAGCGTTTGACAACATCAGCTACAACTCAAAACCTGTTGTGGTTTCTAATGTCGACAAACTAGATGACGAAATCAAGAAACTGCCAACATTCAGTATTTTAAAAGACAACAATATCAATAGTTTCATGGTCATTCCGATTATGAAAGACAACGAACTTCTTGCGATGATGGAATTTACTTCACCCATCGCAAACAGTCTCAATGGTTTAAAACTGAAAAAACTGGAGTTTGTTGCTGATATGATTATTTTCTCTCTCAGCAGATTTTCTTACGAAAGAAATAATCAAATTGAGGCTATTATTCAACGTGAGTACACGACGATACACGACAGTGTAATCTGGAAATTCAGAAACGAAGCCGAACGTTATTTCAACGCCTATTTATCTAAAAAAATATATACTTTAAAAGAAATTTTGTTTAAAAATCTTACTCCGTTATTTAGTTTTTCAGATATTCGTTCGTCATCAGACAAACGTTTCAGACTGATGCTCGAAGATCTAAATCAGCAGATAGAAGGGATTTGCGATGTAATTTCACTCATGAATTCTTCAGAAGCTGAAAAATATTCTTTGGCTTTGGATATTTTTGAAAATGAATTGAATAATGAGATCAAAGCAGATACCGAACAGCGTTTTCAGAGATTGTTACGAGATGAAATTCATCCTTTTCTTCAGGCTAAACTTGAGATTAACCCTGATGAAAATATTAAAAATAAAATCAAAAACTATTTTAGTCAGGTTTTTTCACAAAATGATCTTTTCTATGCCAACAGAAAAAATCTAGATGATTCTATCACGCTTCTCAATCGAAAACTGGCAGATATTTTAGACCTAAAACAGGTCATTGCTCAGGAAATTTTCCCGCATTATTTTGAGAGGTTTAAATCTGATGGCGTTGAACATAATCTCTATATAGGTCGCAACATCGCTCCGGAATTGCCATATTCTGCAAAGTTTGTTCATGAACTGAGATATTGGCAATTGGAAACCATCTGTACAATGGAGCATGAATTTAGTTTGTTTAAAAAAGATCTTCCGATTTCGCTCGACATTGCTTCTCTAATTTTTGTTTACAACGAAAAAATAGACATTCGCTTCCGAATGGATGAAAAACGTTTTGATGTTGATGGCGCTTTTAATTCAAACTTTGAAATCATTAAAAAAAGGTTGGATAAAGCCCACATCAAAGATTCCACAGAAAGAATTACTTCTCCCGGAAAAATCACCATCGTTTATTTCGGAATGGAAAATCAAAGGGAATATTTACAATACATCAACAGGCTTCAAAAGCAAAACGTTCTGAAATCTGATGTAGAATTTCTAAGAGTTGAAGATCTGCAGGGAATCACAGGCTTGCTGGCTTTGAGAGTTTCTTTGGTTTAA